The Mycolicibacterium flavescens genome has a segment encoding these proteins:
- a CDS encoding TetR family transcriptional regulator: MVRDDWLLGGERRTAAADRIYAAATDLVLRDGLDGFDIDALAARVHCSRATIYRYAGGKAQIRDAVLLRLAAQIVDSVRRAVNNLSGAERVVTAITVALEHVRSDPMRQMMIGLSAGRDLTELPSSPVLGRLAADLAGITDDDPQAAQWIVRVVMSLAVWPIGDTEVERQMVERFVAPAFN; this comes from the coding sequence GTGGTCCGAGACGATTGGCTCCTTGGAGGCGAGCGCCGTACGGCAGCAGCAGACCGTATCTATGCCGCGGCGACCGACCTCGTCTTGCGGGACGGCCTAGACGGCTTCGACATTGATGCCTTGGCCGCCCGAGTGCACTGTTCGCGGGCGACCATCTACCGCTACGCCGGAGGCAAAGCCCAGATCCGCGACGCCGTGCTACTTCGCCTGGCGGCCCAGATCGTCGACTCGGTGCGACGCGCCGTGAACAACTTGAGTGGCGCGGAACGAGTGGTGACGGCGATAACAGTCGCACTCGAACACGTGCGATCAGATCCGATGCGCCAGATGATGATTGGGTTGAGCGCCGGCCGCGATCTGACAGAACTCCCTTCTTCGCCGGTGCTGGGCCGTCTAGCCGCAGACCTCGCCGGCATAACGGACGACGACCCTCAGGCAGCCCAATGGATCGTCCGCGTCGTCATGTCGCTGGCGGTCTGGCCGATCGGCGACACCGAGGTCGAACGCCAGATGGTGGAGCGCTTCGTCGCACCAGCTTTCAACTGA
- the cyp144 gene encoding cytochrome P450 144 cyp144, with protein sequence MTRLGIELFDDDCVQDPYPLYRRMLSTAPVHQIGDSGFYAVCSWDAVNDAIARPEDFSSNLTATMTYQPGGEVGTFEMEGLGGKSHVLATADEPAHAVHRKALLPQLAAKRIRAFEPFIAETAEQLWNANVRNGRIEWMSAMANRLPMMVVGRIIGVPDADVDNLVRWGYSATQVVEGLVSQNQLAAAGIAVMELAAYITDQFRHAAADPQDNLLGDLAIACTSGELEELTAQAMMIILFSAGGESTASLIGSAAWVLATRPDIQEQIRAHPELLGAFLEEVLRYEPPFRGHYRHVVTDTTLCGVELPAHSRLLLLWGAANRDPSHFDDPDEFRLDRPAGKNHITFGKGAHFCVGAALARLEARIVLGQLLDRTSKIEVAEIGRWLPSLLVRRLEGLELACE encoded by the coding sequence ATGACGCGGCTTGGCATCGAGTTGTTCGACGATGATTGCGTACAGGACCCCTACCCTCTCTACCGGCGGATGTTGTCCACGGCGCCCGTGCATCAGATCGGCGATTCTGGGTTCTACGCGGTGTGCAGTTGGGATGCGGTCAACGACGCGATCGCTCGACCCGAAGACTTCTCGTCGAATTTGACCGCGACGATGACGTATCAGCCCGGTGGCGAGGTCGGCACCTTCGAGATGGAGGGATTGGGCGGAAAGAGCCATGTGTTGGCCACCGCCGACGAGCCCGCGCATGCGGTGCACAGGAAAGCGTTGCTGCCGCAGTTGGCGGCCAAACGTATCCGTGCCTTCGAGCCGTTCATCGCTGAAACAGCCGAGCAGCTCTGGAATGCCAACGTGCGAAATGGGCGCATCGAATGGATGAGCGCCATGGCGAATCGACTGCCCATGATGGTCGTGGGTCGCATCATCGGTGTCCCGGACGCCGACGTCGACAACCTCGTGCGATGGGGCTATTCAGCGACGCAGGTGGTGGAAGGGCTTGTCAGCCAAAATCAACTCGCCGCTGCTGGCATCGCCGTGATGGAACTCGCGGCCTACATCACCGATCAGTTTCGGCATGCTGCCGCCGACCCGCAAGACAACTTGCTCGGCGACCTGGCCATCGCGTGTACATCGGGTGAGCTGGAAGAGCTGACCGCGCAGGCGATGATGATCATCTTGTTCAGCGCGGGAGGCGAATCCACGGCATCGTTAATCGGTTCCGCGGCTTGGGTTTTGGCGACTCGTCCTGATATCCAAGAGCAAATTCGTGCTCACCCGGAGTTGCTGGGCGCGTTCCTAGAAGAAGTATTGAGATACGAGCCGCCGTTTCGGGGCCACTATCGTCACGTCGTCACCGACACCACACTGTGTGGTGTCGAACTTCCTGCGCATTCGCGCCTTCTACTGTTATGGGGAGCGGCCAACCGCGATCCTTCGCACTTCGATGATCCCGACGAATTCCGACTCGACCGGCCGGCCGGCAAGAACCACATCACATTCGGCAAGGGTGCGCACTTCTGCGTCGGGGCGGCGCTCGCTCGATTGGAGGCCCGCATCGTGCTTGGTCAACTCCTTGACCGGACGTCGAAGATCGAAGTAGCTGAGATTGGGCGGTGGCTACCGAGCCTCCTCGTGCGCCGCCTCGAAGGACTGGAATTGGCCTGCGAGTAA
- a CDS encoding phage integrase family protein produces MARRQRRGWGALRRLPSRRAPGRGRWQASYIGRDNRRHKAPHTFADRLSAERWLSEERRLLDGGDWRPPAEREVERWTKGETVAEFGKRWIAERKVKPGTRGLYESQFALHIKPVLGSVQVRHMTAERVRGWYASLDADKPTRNARVYGLLHSILETAVSDGVLSTNPCQIKGASNATRKRQPVILSVAEVAALADSDKMPERYKALLLLTAWCGLRWGEVTELRRRDVSAGCLSITVERAVTHKGGCRVDTTKASNVRTVAVPPHIRAALKHHLDIHTDDRPEALLFTPIRGGCHLNDKVFADSYYRPALDAIGRTGVTMHMLRHFGGTMAARAGATPAETQRRLGHKTAKAAMLYQAAVDERDTEIAEALSKLAEGAATQEET; encoded by the coding sequence ATGGCGAGACGACAGCGGCGAGGGTGGGGTGCGCTCCGGCGTCTTCCCTCGCGGCGCGCACCAGGACGGGGGCGCTGGCAAGCCTCCTACATCGGGCGCGACAACCGGAGGCACAAGGCACCGCACACCTTCGCCGACCGGCTCAGTGCTGAGCGGTGGCTCAGCGAGGAACGCCGGTTACTCGACGGCGGCGACTGGCGGCCACCGGCTGAGCGGGAGGTGGAGCGGTGGACGAAGGGGGAGACCGTCGCGGAGTTCGGCAAGCGGTGGATAGCGGAACGCAAGGTCAAACCGGGCACCCGTGGCCTGTATGAGTCACAGTTCGCGTTGCACATCAAGCCGGTGCTGGGCAGCGTCCAGGTTCGCCACATGACAGCCGAGCGGGTGCGCGGCTGGTATGCGTCGCTCGACGCCGACAAGCCCACCCGCAACGCCCGCGTCTACGGGCTGTTGCACTCGATTCTTGAGACGGCGGTCAGCGACGGCGTGCTGAGCACCAATCCGTGCCAAATCAAGGGTGCGTCGAACGCCACGCGGAAGCGTCAGCCGGTCATTCTGTCGGTGGCGGAGGTGGCGGCGCTGGCCGACAGCGACAAGATGCCCGAGCGGTACAAGGCGCTGTTGTTGCTGACGGCGTGGTGCGGATTGCGGTGGGGGGAGGTCACCGAGCTTCGTCGCCGCGACGTGAGCGCAGGGTGTTTGTCCATCACCGTCGAGCGGGCCGTTACCCACAAAGGCGGGTGCCGAGTGGACACCACCAAGGCAAGCAACGTGCGCACCGTCGCGGTGCCCCCGCACATCCGAGCGGCGCTCAAACACCACCTCGACATCCATACCGACGACCGACCAGAGGCGTTGCTGTTCACACCCATTCGCGGCGGATGCCACCTCAACGACAAGGTCTTCGCCGATTCCTACTATCGGCCCGCGCTGGACGCCATCGGGCGCACGGGCGTCACGATGCACATGCTGAGGCACTTCGGCGGCACGATGGCGGCGCGGGCCGGTGCCACACCCGCCGAGACGCAACGGCGTCTCGGGCACAAGACCGCCAAGGCGGCGATGCTGTATCAGGCGGCGGTCGATGAACGCGACACCGAGATTGCCGAGGCACTATCGAAGCTCGCGGAGGGCGCGGCCACGCAGGAGGAGACGTGA
- a CDS encoding putative membrane protein/domain protein, producing the protein MVKCAKGHQNPDDQLYCGQCGAALTKPTQPTIENRPSGKAQRRPTIGDTVQVVKPGDKRHGKTGLVEQVRGVDIWVAFRPMGLHSYRFTTDQLKVIRASNVETSTAVKTPIAAKNPTVTKQVQPRAPQGGYTPEAPSGLVRIGGLGEVPLASIGRRLAARSIDFVFVVVILVVLRAIAGAFYQISSGIGNVIFVLTGILALAFILLYEWLFIAFRGATVGKMAVGIKVVDQYTGAVIGIGPAFVRQVIPFVGALILLVGALLVYLSPLFDSSGRMQGWHDKAARDLVIGVR; encoded by the coding sequence ATGGTGAAATGCGCAAAAGGCCATCAGAATCCTGACGACCAGCTCTATTGCGGGCAATGCGGAGCCGCATTGACCAAGCCAACACAGCCAACCATAGAAAATCGCCCGAGTGGTAAGGCCCAACGTCGTCCTACGATAGGTGACACAGTTCAAGTGGTGAAGCCAGGCGACAAGCGCCACGGAAAAACCGGTTTGGTCGAGCAAGTTCGTGGAGTCGACATCTGGGTCGCATTCAGACCGATGGGGTTACATAGCTACCGCTTTACTACTGACCAACTTAAGGTCATCCGAGCTTCCAACGTCGAGACCTCAACCGCCGTCAAGACTCCAATCGCCGCCAAGAATCCGACCGTCACCAAGCAAGTCCAACCGCGTGCTCCACAGGGGGGTTACACGCCCGAAGCCCCTTCCGGCCTTGTTCGGATCGGGGGATTGGGGGAGGTGCCGCTAGCCTCAATTGGGCGGCGTCTGGCCGCTCGTTCGATCGACTTTGTTTTTGTAGTTGTGATTCTCGTCGTCCTTCGGGCGATCGCTGGCGCCTTTTATCAGATATCTTCAGGTATTGGGAACGTCATTTTCGTCTTAACGGGCATCCTGGCGCTGGCCTTCATATTGTTGTACGAATGGCTATTTATCGCCTTCCGAGGCGCGACGGTCGGGAAAATGGCGGTGGGCATAAAAGTGGTCGACCAGTATACGGGCGCAGTGATCGGCATTGGTCCGGCATTTGTACGGCAAGTTATCCCGTTCGTAGGAGCTCTCATTCTCCTCGTAGGAGCTTTGCTGGTGTACTTATCGCCACTGTTTGATAGCTCTGGTCGGATGCAGGGTTGGCATGATAAGGCCGCACGAGACCTAGTAATTGGCGTGAGATAA
- a CDS encoding immunogenic protein MPT63, protein MRGWIVTGATLIGVLCGCYTDNSGSSSFTPGEVIATSGVPSVSASPPPQQNAVIGATIRATTEVTTIDASGNPSFAPGTAAYTVANLQPIAQTNSYTEVTGTLYSVDVTVQTISGVVTVHPWSFALRTSDGTNLTPDLNAVSNGLPATDLPQGQKVSGPIAVDVPPGKSITEIVLTDGYGGRQLGRWTVA, encoded by the coding sequence ATGAGGGGATGGATAGTCACGGGGGCCACACTGATCGGCGTCCTTTGCGGGTGTTACACGGACAACAGCGGATCGTCATCGTTCACCCCCGGTGAAGTGATCGCAACCAGCGGAGTCCCCTCGGTGTCCGCATCCCCACCGCCGCAACAGAATGCTGTCATCGGTGCAACAATCCGGGCCACAACGGAAGTAACGACGATAGACGCGAGTGGCAACCCCTCCTTCGCTCCCGGCACAGCCGCCTACACTGTCGCGAACTTGCAACCAATCGCCCAGACGAATAGCTACACCGAAGTCACCGGAACCCTCTACTCGGTTGATGTGACGGTCCAGACCATCTCCGGAGTGGTCACCGTGCATCCGTGGAGTTTCGCCTTGCGCACTAGCGACGGCACGAACTTGACGCCCGACCTGAACGCGGTCAGCAACGGGCTACCCGCCACCGACCTGCCGCAAGGCCAGAAAGTGTCCGGTCCTATCGCCGTTGACGTACCACCAGGAAAGTCGATTACGGAAATCGTCCTGACAGATGGATACGGCGGCAGGCAGCTCGGTCGATGGACTGTCGCGTGA
- a CDS encoding phage major capsid protein, HK97 → MAFLSDAASGILTPEEVGELIVRPIQDESVAMRPEVATVVNTASPTFRIPVVDEDAAAAWVPEGNDIDLTDPTVTEEVVTPLKVAALVKVSSELAEDSSPEATEVVRASLARSVARKIDAAFFGNTVTNGPSGLLSLNDTQTVSAGSTLTNLDWAIAAKTALRKVGSTATSFVANADTVASIESLKTEANSNQPLLASTVGDATRAPGETVLGVPLVAVADGTSVADGLIWALDKAKVFVVLRRDVTLDVSSDYFFNSDSLAVRVTCRVGFGFPHHQAIARIGIGGS, encoded by the coding sequence ATGGCATTCCTTAGTGACGCTGCATCAGGCATTCTCACCCCCGAGGAGGTCGGCGAACTCATCGTCCGCCCAATCCAAGACGAATCCGTGGCTATGCGGCCCGAAGTCGCCACCGTCGTCAACACGGCCAGCCCGACATTTCGAATCCCGGTCGTGGACGAGGACGCTGCCGCCGCCTGGGTGCCCGAAGGCAACGACATCGACCTCACCGACCCCACCGTCACCGAAGAGGTCGTCACTCCGCTGAAAGTAGCTGCGCTGGTGAAGGTGTCGAGTGAACTCGCTGAGGACAGCTCACCGGAGGCAACCGAGGTCGTCCGGGCGTCCCTCGCCCGAAGCGTGGCACGCAAGATCGACGCCGCATTCTTCGGCAACACCGTCACCAACGGCCCGTCTGGGTTGCTGTCCCTGAACGACACCCAAACCGTCAGCGCGGGTTCAACACTCACGAATCTGGACTGGGCTATCGCCGCGAAGACTGCTCTCCGCAAGGTAGGTTCCACCGCCACCTCGTTCGTCGCCAACGCGGACACCGTCGCCAGCATCGAATCCCTCAAGACCGAAGCCAACTCGAACCAACCGCTGTTGGCTTCGACCGTTGGCGACGCCACCCGCGCACCGGGCGAAACCGTGTTGGGTGTGCCGTTGGTCGCTGTCGCGGACGGCACGTCGGTCGCTGACGGGCTGATCTGGGCACTCGACAAGGCCAAGGTGTTCGTCGTGCTGCGCCGAGACGTGACCCTCGACGTGTCAAGCGACTACTTCTTTAATAGCGACTCCCTTGCCGTCAGGGTTACCTGCCGGGTGGGCTTCGGCTTCCCGCACCACCAAGCCATTGCGAGGATCGGGATCGGCGGGAGTTAG